Genomic DNA from Methanobacterium sp. Maddingley MBC34:
AAGTACTGGATGCAGCACGTCTGGCACCCACAGCAGTGAATAAACAGCCATTCTGCTTCATTGTAATTGAAACTAAAGGTAGAGAAGATGAATTGAAACGTATTTACCATGCGGACTGGTTTAGTGAGGCTCCTCTGGTTATTTGTGCCTGTACTGTCAAATCAGAGTCATGGACACGTAAGGACGGTCGTAACTACGTGGAAGTGGATACAGCCATTGCCATGGACCATCTTATACTGGCCGCCACTGAACTG
This window encodes:
- a CDS encoding nitroreductase (PFAM: Nitroreductase family) is translated as MDFHDLIKKRYSVRGYQSREVEKEKLEKVLDAARLAPTAVNKQPFCFIVIETKGREDELKRIYHADWFSEAPLVICACTVKSESWTRKDGRNYVEVDTAIAMDHLILAATELGLGTCWIAAFDVEAAREILKVPDDVEPLLFTPLGYPDAEPRGMGRKELGELVRYRHW